The region TAAGTAACTGTGTGATCTGATTATTGTCCTTCCTTTCCCACTTCTGCCCATCTCTGTCTGTTTGTCATTCTCACTTGCTATGTCATGTTGTTTAGAACTATGTTCTTCAAAGTTGGAACCATATCTGTACTTGCTGGGTGAGCTGCCCAGCCATGACATTTTGTGACATTATTACATCCATTTAGAAACATGACACTAATCAAAAGGCTGTTCCATTTAACTTCATGGTGGGGCTAAGGAAAGGTTCTGGAAAAGTTCCATGGCAACCTCCCTTTATGTGCGAGAAAAGTCTCAAATCCATTTCCTTATAAGCCTAATTATTTCCTTTGAGAGATTCTGATTTAAAGGTACAGCACAAAATAACTGGAGAAAGTTTCATTTGAAAATCATTGGTAAAGTTACAAAACTCCATACCCCGCAGGCATCTTTACTGGTAAGGATAATTCTGCTTACCTTGCTGGGGCTTCTAGGACCTTTCAGCAGAAGCTGGCACTCCATTCTTAGTATTAGGCTGGATTAGATTTCCCTTGCAAACTTTAACAAGCTACAGTACAAGAATGAGAGATGCCATATACATTgaagttattattaattattattattattattattatttgctattAGTACTAATGTAAGAAAATTGAGATTCTTTATTCCAGCTCTGGTACTCCAGCTTCTTCCCTTTGGAAGAGTTTTTTTGTGACAGAAATATTCAACTCTCTCATAAAGTCACAGTTTGAAGAGCTCTCTCAATAAACCTTTTGACATTAAACTGTGAAAAATCCCTTCATTTCAGTCACTCAGGGAAACATGCACATTAGCTGTCTTTTAGTTATGGGCAATATTTTGGCCAGTAAAGAAAGCAAAAGGACAATTACCTTGTGATTTGCTGTCAAGTCTCCCACTGTCCATGATCCTGTAATAGTTTGTTTACTGCATTCCATTGATTATAGATTGAAGAGTGGAGTTAATAAAATTAAACAGTGTGTGAAACCAGAAGACCTTGTCCCTAAACACAACTCTTTAATCTGCTGGCCCTTCAGGCACAAGTAGGAAGCACTGAGCTTCTCATCTGACTAGGATTTAACACACTGCCCAGAACAACTGACCCAGATCTGAACTAACGCATGGCATCAGCTCTGAGGGAGGAGAATTAATTACTGTCAGCTTCTGTAAATACTGGAAGCTTACAAAGTATGGGATAAAAGCTCAAAATAATAAGGAATATATTTAGCTATTTATTTTATTGTCCCCAAGCAACTTTGCTGAGAGGTTTCTTAGCCATGCTGGAGGATGGTGAGATTCATCACTCAACAGACCAGTATTTCCTTTACCATTTTGTCATGTATATAGGAAGGTCACTGGAGATTGAACATTTTGAGTGAATGTACAAACTTCAGGGTACAtaaaaaaacctgtgactgacattttttattcccaagtttagtgcttttaattaggtatcctctgcatgtccagtcttcaccttctggcatgcagtggggagcatgctccattttctttagaaagaaattgcagatgagtgtttttttcaaatgtcatttgcttaATTTGGATTCAaggatttggctggaagggggtgatcagggatggggagggaagaaaggaaggagacaGTGGGAAGAAGGCGGGgtctgggcagagtgggggcggggcctgaggcacagcaggggtggagtaggggcggggccacaggcagaagaggtgggctggggactagcctcgcCAAGTGACAGCAGGTAAGAACATCGGCTCCCGCACACCCAGCgcgctgcagtctccttaggcaggggccGTATTCACAGAGCTGAATGCACCGGCGTAGTGTATTCTGCGTGAGGGAGAAGGTacggggaactgtgactctccgccACCGTGAGGTGGGCCGGGCGGCttggtatcctttgctgcctcatccctccccttcccccaggctgTGGGCCCAGGCTACCATTGGGCAtgggggcaccagtttaataacaCTGCGTAGCGCCCATAAATCCTCCTGCCCCCCTGACTCCCAGCATGCCCcagtgtgcacatgtgtgtgcatACACACCCTGGAGCTATAAGTCCCAGCATGCCCCAGCTTCGGCCTTACCCCTCCCACCGGAACTATGACTCCCAGCATGCCCCAGTATGGcctggaactacaactcccagcatgccCCAGCTTCAGCCTTACCCCTCCCaccagaactacaactcccagcatgccCCAGTATGCACATGTGTGTGCATACACACcctggaactacaactcccagcatgccCCAGCTTCGGTCTTACCCCTCCCACCGGAACTACGACTCCCAGCATGCCCCAGTATGCACATGCGCGCGCATTCAGACcctggaactacaactcccagcatgccCCAGCTTCGGTCTTACCCCTCCCACCGGAACTACGACTCCCAGCGTCCCGCGGCCGCTGCGCGTCGTCTCCGGCGCGGAGAAAGGCCTGGAAGGGAGCGCGGCTGAGGGGCCCGGTCCGCCTCGGGGCCGGCCTGGAGGTTGGTGCGCGGCCCGGGGAGCGGCCTCCCTCAGGGGCTATTTTAGTCCCGCGGGTGCTTCTGAGGGGGCGCGGGGCcctggagcggagcgcagcggcgGCCTGCCGCGCTCCAGGGCGCCTGGTCTGTCCCCGCGGCGCGGGGGTCGGCCCGGGGGCGCGGCGTGTGTCTGGGGTCCGTTACCGCTGGAACCCGCGGCTGGCTTGACGCCTCCTGGGGGTCCCTGCGGTCCGCTCCGTTATGCCGGCAGAAGATGCTCCCACCGGCGCCGCGCCGCGTGGACGGTTACCTGGCGGGGCTGCGTCTCTCCGGGGCAGGAGCAGTCCCCGCGCCTGAGAGAATTCGGCCTGGTCTGCGCTGCCGCGTGATAGGGCTGAAAATTTCGCACTCGGGGGTGAGAGCGCTCCCCCGAGCGCTGTAAAGCGGCGTGTGGAGAGTGCGCTGGCGGCTGCTCCCCGCGCCGGGAGGCAGGGCGGGTTGAGGGCTGGGAGCGCTTCGCCCAACGCCGGGGCCGCGACTACACAGCGCCTTGAAGCGCCGGGGTGGCCGCGCTTTAACGCTGAGTAGCGAAGACGTGCTAGGCAGCTTTCAGCCACACAGCTGTGCCCCTCAGCGCcctgcagtgtagctgctgttggTTGGCAGGAGAGAGTTTTCCTGCCGGCAGAAAACTTACACCCCCCACGAGTGGCAGCAGctctgttggcaggagagtgcccctgctgacaaagcactgttcacacacGCGCTTttcattggtaaaacttttgtcattcggggggggggggtttaacaCCCCTGAActacaaaagttttgccgatgaagtgcccatgtagacatacccttaggctttGCCTACGCAGGCAATtcaaagacaaaacttttgtccttcagaggtgttttaaaaaaaaaaaccaaacacaacaaCCCCTgcccaaaagacaaaagttttgtctagGACAAGCACTGGTTTGAACAGTGCTTTGTTGCTCCTGCTGACAATGCGAACACCGCTCATTGCGGGTGGAAgatttttgtcggcaggagagctgtctcctgctgacaaacagtggctacatTGTGCCGCTTTTAGTGGCAtggctgcagcggcacagctgcgtGGTGTAGACGTAACCATAGTTAAGCAGACTTAACCTCTGTTGTAGGCaccactaggtcaacagaagaattcttcccttgatCTAGCTTCCATCTCTGAGGATGGATCATAGCAATTGGCGAACCCCTCCTATTTCTGTAGCAAGTATCTGCACTGAAGTGATAAAGTGGCACAACTGCAGCTGTGCAATTGtcacattttaagtgtagacataaccttagtttGTTGGAGAAACTAGTGAATGATACCAGCAAAAGAACTGTTTTGCCTGTATAACTGCATCCGCACTAGGGTTCTTACTGACATAATTTTATTATTAAGACAAAAGCACACCCTAACCAAGAAGACCATGCCAGCAAAACCTCTAATATAGACCTGGCCTTTTCCTCGCTGATGCTTATGCGGCATGTTTGCTTATAGTCACTCTGTTCTGGGTTGGTTTGTCTTTTCCCCCAGGTACAGATGAAAATGACAACCCTGGGCAGATCCTTTCAAGGAGTTCCTCCTGTTCCTTCTGTGGAGTTTCCTCAGGCTCCAGCAACTCTTCCTGACGGTACCTTCCAACCTGGAATCATACAGactcaatctcagcctggagctGTTGGTTATGAATATCCCCAACAAACCATGGTGGTTAcagcagggaacagaaataatataGTAGAAGGCTCTGACTTCAGCAGCTCATACTTGCAAAGTAACCTGGACCTTTCTTCCCTAGCTGCAACTGGAAGCTATAATGAGGGCTTGACTATTGCAACAGTTTCTTTCACAAACACTGAAAACCCACCAGTCTTATTGCAACAGCAGAGTTGCACCCAGTAAGtacaaaaataaacaaggggaaggTGGGGGATAGCATCTCTTATCTATAGTGTAGTTTTCTGAATGTCATAATTGGATGCTGAAATGTGGGCTTGATTTAAAAGCTATAATGTTTTTACTAAAAAGAAGttatgtccatctgtttgcatttggaaaggaagatgtctgtctgtatctgtatgagttttttcatgaagttgatagatttccactccatacggctaaatgcagtgccttgcgtaatgacacgtttcagagtagcagctgtgttagtctgtacacccattttttcatgtcctgcgtgtatataaatctcactgtgttttccactgaatgcatctgatgaagtgagctgtagctcacgaaagcttatgctcaaataaattggttagtctctaaggtgccactagtactccttttctttttgcgaatacagactaacacggctgctactctgaaacctgtcattatgcaaggccctgcatttagccgtatggagtggaaatatatcgacttcatgaaaaaactcacacagatacagacagacatcatcttcctttccaaatgcaaacagacggacataacacccattttttcatgtcctgtgtgtatataaatcgcctcactgtattttccactgaatgcagctaatgaagtgagctgtagctcacgactgctactctgaaacctgtcaacgtTTTTAGTGCTTTTTCTGTTTGATTGGTGGTCTTCGCTCTCCAGGTGTGTTTCTTGTAGCACAAGGACATTGGTGTTTTGAATCTGAAGGATCATTGTGGTGTAATCGCACTTTGTGATGGATAAGCTCTCAATGTTGAGCTGCGTAATTTGCAGTGATGGGCCTATTTGAAGTAAGGTGTGAGCCGTTATTGCCATTGTTTTATGACCAGGAAGTCCTTAAAGTCCCAGGATTTTGCCTTCCCTGTAGGCAGTGGACTGCACTCACCCACATGTTGAGCTACAAACCCTGCGATGCATCACAGAACAATTCCCCATTTATGCTGACAGTGGTGGTACAGAGATATCCACCCAGATACTCTAAAAGCATTAGAATGGCTTTAGAATCTTAACATTGAATTATAATCCCAGCCCGTTGCTTCTCAAATGCCATACAAAAGGAGACGGCTGCATTCTTTTTAATGTGGATGAAAAGTGTGTGTATCCAGATAAGTATTACACTGCAGATTTTTGATTATTCTGTTTCTGTGGTTAGTTTGATTAATGTGCCATTAAACCATGTTAAGAGACTAAAGCTtcacaattggaaaaaggcaaatacagtgcccatctttaaaaaagggaagaaggagagtctggggaactacagacctgtcagcttcacctcagtcctggaaaaatcatggagcaggtcatcAGTgagtccattttgaagcacttggagaggaaggtgatcaggaacagtccacATGGATTCACGAagcgcaagtcatgcctgaccaacctgattgccttctatgatgagataactggctctgtggatatggggaaagcggtggacatgatatatcttgactttagcaaagctttagatacagcctcccacagtattcttgccagcaagttaaagtagtatggattggatgaatggacgataaagtggatagaaagctggctaggttgttgggctcaacgggtagtgatcaatggcttgatgtctggttggcagctggtatcaagtggagtgcctgaggggtcagtcctggggctattttttttcccatcatcttcattaatgatctgcatgatgggatggattgcacgctcagcaagttCTCGGATCACACTaaggtgggggggagaggtagatgcgctggagggagggatggggtctagagtgacctagacaaattggaggattgggccaaaagaaatctgatgagattcagcaaggacaagtgcagagtcctgcacttagtatggaagaatcccatgcaccgctacaggctggggactggctggctaagtggcagttctgcagaaaaggacctggggattacaggggatgagaagctggatatgaatcaaaagtgtgcccttgttgccaagaaggctaacagcatattgggctgcattattaggagcattgccagcagattgagggaagtgattattcccgtctatttggcactggtgaggccatgtCTGGAGTATTGCTtctagttttggtccccccactacagaaaggatgtggacaaactggagagagtccagcggagggcaaggaaaatgatcagggggctggggcacatgattttatgaggagagtctgagggaactaggcttatttagtctgcagaagagaagagtgaggggggatttgatagctgctttcaacgacctgaaagggggttccaaagaggatggagcttggctgttctcagtggtggcagatggcagaacaaggagcaatggtctcaagttgcagtgtgggcggtctaggttggatattaagaaacactatttcactaggagggtggtgaagcattggaatgggtacctaggaggtggtggaacctccatccttagaggtttttaaggccctgcttgacaaagccctggctgggatgatttaattggggttggtccctGTTTGAGCAgcgggttagactagatgacctcctgaggtctcttccaaccctaatttatgattctgtgataattAAGCACTCACTTCAAGAAACAGCAATGCTTCaggaaaaataaatctatttCTTTCCCACCTTCCCCTACAAACATAGTACAGGAAAGAAACTTCATGGAAATCAGCAAAAGGCAACTGAGCAAACCCTGTGTTAGAGTGTTCTGTCTTTATTTTTGGGAGCAAAAATACATGTGTAATGTTTAGAATGTCATGCTTCACACTTATCTGAACTTGCCTTCTACTTTGGCCATCATGGTTGAGACTAGTTACCAGATGATCCAAATGTTGCCCTATTTCAATTATATTCAGGTAACTAATTTCAAGGAGAGATGAGCGAAGGTAAACTGCTTCCCTTTATACTCCAACTGCTTTCTTTTTAGTTAACAGATATGTTTCTAGATTAATGCATCTTTGGCTCTCTTTTTCTCCTCATCTGATTATATCAAGGTGACCTGCACACTGAAAGCCATGGAACATCGCCCGCCAGAAACATATGCTTTAATTTTCTTGATCACGCTCAATTCTATCCAAAGGTGTAAAACACTGTTACTAGTCAAATAACTGTTCATTCTCCCTTTCCAGAGTTTCTCTTCGCTGTGGAAAGAAGCATAAACTAGAGGAAGAGGTGGATGGGTAAGTTTAACTTGTCTTCAGTGAACTGCTTTTAGCCTGATTCGCTGTCTGTCCTGTGTGGTGGAGGGAAGTGAATGATGCATGATCCAGGGTAGAGCTCAAAAGATTGCACTGTGCTTGGGTGAGGGAATCTTTCCCAATACTACTGCTGTTTGGAACCTTTCTCAATTTGTTCTTTCCAGAACATAAACAGAAACTTTGAATCCACTCCAGTGTGTATAATACAAATCTAACTGAATGTGTGATTCTGATTTTCTTGAAAAGGCATTTTTGTATTTATGAGGAGCTAAAATTTCTTCTTGTACATTGGAAGTGAAGTCTTTCTTAACAGACAAAGTATGCAGCTCTGTAGAAATAGGTTTGACAGACAAAGATCTTAATAGTTTTTTACAATGTCAGAGATTTCTCTGTTGCCAACTATAAATTTGCTTTGTTTCCTAGTTGCCCTGTGAAGAAGAAGAGACTGATTGAAACTGTGCACTACTCTCCGAATCCCAGCACTGAAGAGATTCTCTGTGCAGGTCAGCAGGCAGCTGGGGAGGTAGCAAGGCAGTGCATTGGTAGTCTTCATGAAGCTGGCTTGTTAGAAATTCCCTGTGAAGATATGGATCAGACAATGGGGGAACATCAGTGCGAGGTTGCCCGCAGGAAGCTTCAGGAAATTGAGGACAGGTAAACGCAGGGATTGAGTAGAGTGGGTTTTTTACTAGCTTTCCCTTTAGATGATGCCTATGAATAAGGGATAACTGAGTTTATTGTAGTGGGGTGACAGCACCACTGTAAGTAGTGTTGAGACTAGCTTACTGTttaacaactgatttttttttgaagtgctctaaaatccacatggtGACTTGGATTGTCATAACCTCATGAGAATCTGAGATACAGTGATTGGTCCAAATTTGAGGTAATTGTGAGCAAGGCATTCTCAAGATAAAgtccccccaaaaacaaaaaatatcaacatttttcagTTCTTAACTTTATTTTGACACACAGGGAGCTCAAACTATGCCTCTTATCCTCCCTGAATTGGTGTTATGGAGTCAGGATTGATTTCAGCTAGTGTCCGGCACCCACTGCCCATTTGGGGATACAGTATTACAGTTATTCAGGGTTAAAGATAAATTTACGATGTTGCACAAGCTAGAGAAAGTTGCAAGCCAGAATTTTTGCAGGCAGCCTGACATGGTCACTGGGAAACTCAGGGTGACGTCCTGTAGCCATTGCATCTGAGCAACACCTATGTACTACAAGTTAAAGTCCTGCCCTTGGCAGCTTGCTGAGAACGTGTTATGCATTCTTTCTGCCTGCATTACCTAGGGGCTCCTTCTGGAAGATTTTCCCTTAGAGCAAAGCTTCTGGTTTGAGATCTAGTATTTCAGTGTTCTAAAATTCATATGCATACTCAAATTTTCCTTAAGTATTGTCAAGGAAAATAGCATAAATTAAGAGAGGAAAGATTGAATGAATGATACTAGTAAGAAGTAGCATAAAGGTAATGTAACTATGCCACATGTTCAGGAAATAGTCCCACTGTTTCTCACCATCTGTCTTACATCCGTGGCCCCTGTTGTAGTATTTGAACAtctgtctttaatgtatttattctcatgacacagggagggaggtgatattgtctccattttacagatgtggaactgaggcacagagagacgtAAGTGATTTGCCCCAGAGCTGAGAGTTGAACCtggggtctcccaagtcctaggctagtatGCTAGCCAGTGGACCATCCATCCTTTCTGGCTGGGACTCTTGTGAAAGGAGCTGTTGAGCATCAGGAAACACATTCATAATAGAAGGCCTTATTTTAAGGACTGGTATAAGGTCAACTATTGCAGCACCAGGATACTGTTGTCAGTCAAAAGAGTAACAAACTTTATGATAATCgtggaaaaataaatacagaaaacaaaattgaaatttctGTAATTCATCCAGTCTACACAAACCAAGGATTCACACTTATCAGTTTCATCCTTCAAAGTGTTGTAGCTCCTGTGAAAAAGGGTCTAAAGAAAATGTAgtcataggttttttttttaaatcagtcacAGTAAACTTCAAAGTTGGTATCCCCCCCACTTCATACAGAAAAATAAGCATTGCAGAAACTACAGTGAACACTTTAAAATGATACATCAGCCCACAAGACAGTATTTTTTGGATTTCAGTAGCTTAAATATAGATGCACTCAGTGTTCTGAAAGGGTACACAGTGCTGCAGGTCAACCTTAAATCAGTGTTAACAAAGTTTTGTAGCAGTGAGTTACACCTTTAGATCGATTAGTCTGTGATGTGAGATCTGACTTTTGTAACAGCTGTCTGGATCTGCACTGTGAGGTCCATAGTGGAATACATACAGGATTTTTCTGTTTGCCCTTTTCTAGGATTTCAGTTGCTCTGCTGGGATATATTTGTGGATATTCTTAGGAATTTATATACAAGAGCTTTACCAAAAATGCAATTTTTGCAGTGCATCCTAAGTGGTAAAGCTTTGGGTCATTCTAATCCGTACTCTGAACAGCTGTAGCATGGGGTCACCAAAATTCAGGACCTTTCAGAGAGGCTGAAAATAATTTTTGACGCTGAACTACAGGGAGCTGGGAAGATGAAATTGCGGCTTAACTCTATATTGTGTGGTTGAACTGCATACTCTCCCCTGAATGGGATTTCAATTAGCAATAGGTATACATATTTGTCAGTGATATGGTCAATAATAAGATGTATTATTTCCCCCTTTCCTGCCTCCACTCTTAGGATAATTGATGAAGATGAAGATGTTCATGCCGATGGGAATACTAGCAATCTGCCCACCCTTGTCCTGTCTGATACTCTTCAAAAGGGACTGAGGAGGGATTTTGATCAAGTCCTgacaaaaaaaataatagaatccATGTAAGTTCTTGAGGAAATGTTGGAGCAACACAGATAACATACCCAAATGGGGAAAAGGGGTTTGCCTACAGAGTCCATCTCTCCTCTGTTGAGCAAGAGTTGATTTCACTGTGATTCTTTATAGCATTACTGTTGGAAGACTCTTTGATAATGTGTTTGTGATGTACAGTACTATATTGTGTAGCAGGGCATTATATGTAATTGCTAAACATAGAGTACTTGCAATTTACAGAAGAATGCTGAATTCATATAGACTAAACTGTTTTATGGTCCCTATAATACATAATGTTATATACTCTCTCAATTTCACTAACCTTATAGCCTGCTGTTCATATATGTAAGTTTCCATATCAAGGGAAAGGTCTCATAGTGTCCTGAACAATAGTGAGCTTCATGGCTGGTGCAGTGGGAGAGAAGAATTATTTCATGTTGTACATTGGGTTAGAATTGAGAGTAATGGAATGAACTTAAGAAAGGGGAAACTTAtgatgaaaataaggaaaaacttcctgttagCAGTGAAATAATCTCCCAAGGGGAGGAATTGAACTTTCTCCAGAAGTTCGGAGAAAACACTAGTGCATGTGCTTTGGGGGGACGCTTCTGCACAGACAGTGACTTAAGTGGATGATGGAATTAGGTGGTTTTCATTTGTCACAGCTGTGATTGAGAGTTTTGATTAAACTAAGACTCCATCCCTTCTAGGAGCCGTCCCTCCATGGAGCTGGTGCTCTGGAAACCTCTCCCTGAATTCCTCACAGACAAACTGAAATCTGTTTCTGTTGCTAAAAACTACAAGCAGCAGGGGACAGAAGGGAGCCAGGCTAAGCAATCAACTCTTGGAGCTGCCTTCCAGCCACAAACTGAAACATTCTCTGAAGCACAACAAACTGTGATGTCTCCAGGTCTATATAGTAGCTTGGGAACATCTGGATGTGTAGAAGAGGAGATGGAATTATAgaagccagatttcaggctgaaaTGGTGAATTTCTGAAGGTTTCTGTGGCTGATTTTTACTCCCTCTACCTTCCAGGTATGAGGTGTGGACCTgaagttgttgtttgttttttttttttgtttgttttctgggtAACAACCAGAAGAATCTGGAGTTGGGCAGTCACAACTTTAGGATGTTGAAGAGAAGCTTTATAGACTGTTAAAAGCAGCATCTTTTACAAGAAGTTCAGTGGCCTTTTGAGCAAGGTAGAGGTTCTCAAAATGGCTTATTGGGCCTGTCCTCTTAGTTGCCTTTGTAAAGAGTAAAATGCAGAGATTGAATGTAACAGTGGTTCAGACCCCCCACTTATACTTGGTGAGCCATTAAGACTTTGGGGCATATGCTTGGCTCAGTCTGTTAGCTTCATGAGAGGCTACTCAAATGTACTGAAAGGAGAAGATATCTCTGATTAGTCACAGGAAGAAAAACAATCCCTCGATCTACTTGGCTTGAccttaaaatgtaaatatagaaATTATCTGTGCTGCAGTGTGATGGGGGTGAGAAGTTATAACTCAACACTAGACTCATATGGTCTAGTTTTGGTAGAAAGTTAAATCAGTGACTCAGTTGGAAGCTGGTTACTAAATTTCGCCTAAGGGCCagttaaaaatgttcagttttctctGAATTCATAAAGCAGAAGCCTAGAGGATGTTTTCAGCTGATTGCTTTGGCATTTTATCTTTTGTGGCCATTCTCCCTTGGTATGCATCAGATTGGAAAGCCAGACGTTGCCCTTGGTAATATTTGTGACGTGGCTGGTGCTGAATTCACTGACACCTTTTGATTTTAATCTCGATAAATGATAATTTGTGAATCAGATATAGAGGCACTGCTTTAACTGAGCTTTGGGTAAATGTCTCAGTAAGAGCCAAATCCTACATGACTAATCTCAAACTTTGATGCATTAGTAAAGTGAGCAGAATTTGTGTCTAAGTAAACCTGGACTTAGTGGTTTATGTAAACCAGAAACACTTATGTCATTAAAACTATTCTGTTTTTCTGGAGTTTCAGATTGCATCTGGATTATTAATTTATACTGCAGGAATTTATTCCAGCTAATGATACTGCAGGAAAGGAATCCAGTTAGCTACTTATTAGAAAATAGTACAAAAATTTATCAGTATTCAGTAAACCATGTAATCTTCTCAGTCAACGAAGAGTCAGTCTCAAGGTTTCCTTGAAGACATCTGAACTGAGGTT is a window of Eretmochelys imbricata isolate rEreImb1 chromosome 15, rEreImb1.hap1, whole genome shotgun sequence DNA encoding:
- the CCDC117 gene encoding coiled-coil domain-containing protein 117, which gives rise to MKMTTLGRSFQGVPPVPSVEFPQAPATLPDGTFQPGIIQTQSQPGAVGYEYPQQTMVVTAGNRNNIVEGSDFSSSYLQSNLDLSSLAATGSYNEGLTIATVSFTNTENPPVLLQQQSCTQVSLRCGKKHKLEEEVDGCPVKKKRLIETVHYSPNPSTEEILCAGQQAAGEVARQCIGSLHEAGLLEIPCEDMDQTMGEHQCEVARRKLQEIEDRIIDEDEDVHADGNTSNLPTLVLSDTLQKGLRRDFDQVLTKKIIESMSRPSMELVLWKPLPEFLTDKLKSVSVAKNYKQQGTEGSQAKQSTLGAAFQPQTETFSEAQQTVMSPGLYSSLGTSGCVEEEMEL